One part of the Sorangiineae bacterium MSr11954 genome encodes these proteins:
- a CDS encoding LysE family translocator, whose amino-acid sequence MVDARDLLLFGLAAFVMVLSPGPNMVYLVSRSICQGRNAAILSLFGVAVGFLFHMLLAALGLTVVFVTIPIAYNALKLAGAAYLLWLAWQAVRPNAPAMFEAKNLPPDSKFKLFFMGLFTNMLNPKIAVFYISIFTQFLHPERGSVLTQSIILGSTQIAISFAVNFVIILTAGAVSSWFTRHPLWIRVQKWFMGAVLAGLAVKLASSKQP is encoded by the coding sequence ATGGTCGACGCGAGGGATCTCCTGCTGTTTGGTTTGGCCGCGTTCGTGATGGTGCTCTCGCCGGGCCCCAACATGGTGTACCTGGTGTCGCGCTCGATTTGCCAAGGGCGAAACGCCGCGATCCTCTCGCTCTTCGGCGTGGCCGTCGGGTTCCTCTTTCACATGCTGCTGGCCGCGTTGGGGCTCACGGTGGTCTTCGTCACGATCCCGATCGCCTACAACGCCCTCAAGCTCGCCGGCGCCGCCTACCTTCTATGGCTCGCGTGGCAGGCCGTCAGGCCGAACGCCCCCGCCATGTTCGAGGCGAAGAATCTTCCGCCCGACTCGAAGTTCAAGCTTTTTTTCATGGGCCTGTTCACCAACATGCTGAACCCGAAGATCGCGGTCTTCTACATCTCGATCTTCACTCAATTTCTGCACCCGGAGCGTGGATCGGTCCTGACGCAATCCATCATTCTAGGGAGCACGCAAATCGCCATCAGCTTTGCCGTGAACTTCGTCATCATCCTTACGGCGGGCGCCGTGAGCTCCTGGTTCACGCGCCATCCCCTCTGGATCCGCGTGCAGAAATGGTTCATGGGGGCCGTTTTGGCAGGGCTGGCGGTCAAGCTTGCGAGCTCGAAGCAGCCGTAG
- a CDS encoding GNAT family N-acetyltransferase: MNKDRATAERMISLHLAVQNAATFWSALAAARGHETIRRPGFLSVDGRHHGMRILVLSPTPHPDEVAELTELARHRHPGKVLVEDAFNVVDMRGLGLTARKLPVMIRHPAPAPTTSTMVITKVEQPEQLEIAERIVVQGFPVPDFQPYQPGQLFPRALMETPGISLFLVSRDGATAGACVTVVDGTVGGLYWVTTLPEHRSYGVGRALMHSVLNFLNDRPVTLTAAKPGKPLYDSLGFETITEAAWWG; this comes from the coding sequence ATGAACAAAGACCGCGCCACCGCCGAGCGCATGATCTCCCTTCACTTGGCCGTCCAAAATGCCGCGACATTCTGGTCGGCCCTCGCCGCCGCGCGCGGACACGAGACCATCCGCCGTCCCGGTTTTCTGAGCGTGGATGGCCGCCATCATGGCATGCGCATCCTCGTGCTCTCGCCGACCCCGCACCCCGACGAGGTGGCCGAGCTCACCGAGCTGGCCCGCCACCGGCACCCCGGCAAGGTGCTGGTCGAAGACGCCTTCAACGTGGTGGACATGCGCGGGCTGGGGCTCACCGCGCGCAAGCTCCCCGTGATGATCCGCCACCCCGCGCCGGCCCCCACCACGTCGACCATGGTGATCACCAAGGTGGAGCAGCCCGAGCAGCTCGAGATCGCGGAGCGCATCGTCGTCCAAGGCTTCCCGGTGCCCGACTTTCAGCCGTATCAACCGGGGCAGCTGTTTCCCCGCGCGCTCATGGAGACCCCGGGGATCTCGCTCTTCCTCGTTTCGCGCGACGGCGCAACGGCGGGCGCGTGCGTCACGGTGGTCGATGGTACGGTGGGCGGGCTCTACTGGGTCACCACGCTCCCCGAGCACCGCTCCTATGGAGTGGGCCGCGCGCTGATGCACTCCGTCTTGAACTTCTTGAACGATCGCCCCGTCACCCTCACGGCGGCCAAGCCGGGCAAGCCGCTCTATGACTCGCTCGGCTTCGAGACGATCACCGAGGCGGCTTGGTGGGGGTGA
- a CDS encoding M64 family metallopeptidase has protein sequence MVCLIPTTAWANPFPDPNRVPRDPVSDQPLMSEKLQVANASVAAAGVDIVRAEVEWVSSNDTFRLASAVIEASGTPALLARSQKKDPFGSYQGVLKDNDGKLIGYDSIGTGQEFRRLTRAITLRFPLPTKVSQLTFSAENPSTGVVQPVFTATIDPATLPRVQVDPSTIEVRVLKQATAQPEIAVNLYAEGYLASRKAQFWTDANKAVSTLVNNNFPGVARFTIRAVFSPSNKALGAATDLGSPVQERDSFLGLYYPYWRNFGRWYNVVYPTRESRYRRGIGSVPYDYPIALVDSNRYWGVGNFNELTAIPGSHPSFAYLLLHEFGHYFGLNEEYEGGGPTELEFAPGISEPWSQNITFTTTRANLKWRNFVSASTPIPTPESQWNGSNYGAYLGGYADSTPRNRSHKPGFDCTMESGRSFCPICKDAIGKKVDFDSGKATPLGADDIQ, from the coding sequence TTGGTTTGTCTTATTCCCACCACGGCGTGGGCCAATCCGTTTCCCGATCCCAATCGCGTGCCGCGCGATCCCGTCTCCGACCAACCCTTGATGTCGGAGAAGCTCCAAGTCGCCAACGCGTCCGTCGCCGCCGCCGGCGTGGATATCGTTCGCGCCGAGGTGGAGTGGGTGTCCTCGAACGATACGTTCCGGCTGGCCTCGGCCGTCATCGAAGCATCGGGGACGCCGGCGCTGCTCGCGCGCAGCCAAAAGAAGGATCCCTTCGGGAGCTACCAAGGCGTTTTGAAGGACAACGATGGAAAGCTGATTGGATACGACTCGATCGGCACCGGCCAGGAGTTTCGCCGGCTGACGCGCGCCATCACCCTCCGGTTCCCCCTCCCCACCAAGGTGTCGCAGCTGACCTTCTCGGCCGAGAACCCGTCGACGGGCGTCGTGCAGCCCGTGTTCACGGCCACCATCGATCCCGCGACCCTGCCCCGCGTGCAGGTCGATCCCAGCACCATCGAGGTGCGGGTGTTGAAGCAGGCCACCGCGCAGCCCGAGATCGCGGTGAACCTCTACGCCGAGGGCTACCTGGCCAGCCGCAAAGCGCAGTTCTGGACCGACGCCAACAAGGCCGTGAGCACCCTGGTGAACAACAACTTCCCGGGGGTCGCGCGCTTCACCATCCGCGCGGTCTTCTCCCCGTCGAACAAGGCGCTCGGCGCCGCGACGGATCTGGGCTCGCCCGTCCAGGAGCGGGACTCGTTTTTGGGGCTCTATTATCCTTATTGGAGGAACTTCGGCCGCTGGTACAACGTGGTGTACCCCACGCGCGAGTCGCGCTACCGCAGGGGCATCGGCAGCGTGCCGTACGATTACCCGATCGCGCTCGTCGACAGCAACCGGTACTGGGGCGTCGGCAACTTCAACGAGCTCACCGCCATTCCGGGGAGCCATCCGTCGTTCGCGTACCTGCTCTTGCACGAGTTCGGGCACTACTTCGGGCTGAACGAAGAGTACGAGGGGGGAGGCCCCACGGAGCTGGAGTTCGCGCCCGGCATCTCCGAGCCTTGGTCGCAGAACATCACCTTCACCACCACCCGCGCCAACTTGAAGTGGCGCAATTTCGTCTCGGCCAGCACCCCCATCCCCACCCCCGAATCCCAGTGGAACGGCAGCAACTACGGCGCGTACCTCGGCGGGTATGCCGACTCCACGCCGCGCAACCGCAGCCACAAACCCGGCTTCGATTGCACCATGGAATCGGGCCGCAGCTTCTGCCCCATCTGCAAAGATGCCATCGGCAAGAAGGTCGACTTCGATAGCGGAAAGGCGACGCCCCTCGGGGCCGACGACATTCAGTAG
- a CDS encoding GntR family transcriptional regulator, whose amino-acid sequence MKKPEPSPDLPDRPDLTVVGRITEALAARIVSGALAPGMRLRQDHFAAEFHASHVPVREAFRRLEAQGLVVSEPRRGVRVSPIDPPRIIESAEMRAALEALALRYALPNLTEGDLARARKALRASERSNDILTWEETNRTFHRALMEPCRMPRLLATIDDLHKASARFLFAAWRDLDWRSRSDGEHRSILEAASARDVGACQSRTTHHVLAAGQALVAALTAEPTR is encoded by the coding sequence GTGAAGAAACCCGAGCCAAGCCCTGATTTGCCCGATCGCCCCGATCTCACGGTGGTGGGCCGCATCACCGAAGCCCTGGCCGCGCGCATCGTCTCCGGCGCGCTCGCCCCCGGCATGCGGCTGCGGCAGGATCATTTTGCCGCCGAGTTCCACGCCAGCCATGTTCCGGTGCGCGAAGCCTTTCGGCGGCTGGAGGCGCAGGGCCTGGTGGTGAGCGAGCCCCGGCGCGGGGTGCGCGTCTCGCCCATCGATCCGCCGCGCATCATCGAGTCGGCCGAAATGCGCGCGGCGCTCGAGGCGCTCGCCCTGCGCTATGCGCTCCCCAACCTCACCGAGGGCGATCTGGCGCGGGCGCGCAAGGCGCTGCGCGCGAGCGAGCGCTCGAACGACATTCTCACGTGGGAGGAGACGAATCGGACCTTCCACCGGGCGCTCATGGAGCCGTGCCGGATGCCGCGCCTGCTCGCCACCATCGACGATCTGCACAAGGCGAGCGCCCGTTTTCTATTCGCCGCCTGGCGCGATCTCGATTGGCGCTCGCGCTCCGATGGCGAGCATCGCAGCATCCTGGAGGCGGCCAGCGCGCGGGACGTGGGGGCGTGCCAGTCGCGCACGACCCATCACGTGCTCGCCGCGGGCCAGGCGCTGGTGGCCGCGCTCACCGCCGAACCGACGCGATGA
- a CDS encoding pyridoxal phosphate-dependent aminotransferase produces MTNRKRPQRLNEVAGIGVDRMGALADASGGELLRLENLDVDIPPDPAAVERTRRAVSEDGANSYLPFIGQIGLRQAAARHVSRSSGVDYAGERQCIISAGGLAGILNVLLATVDVGDEVIVTDPTYAGLLNRIRLAGGVPKLVPFVFTPGAEWRLDREAMRAQIGPKTRAMLLMSPSMPSGGYFDRDDWAWIAGLCVAHDLTLILDAAMERLLFDGRSVVHPASFPGMAERTITVGSSAKELRMIGWRVGWIVAPESYMPDLVAVSIANCVVPVGIAQEAVAIALDRSHTSLPDYAGELERRRDVLLRELDGLPVGVPAGGWSLLLRVSDFGIDGAKMSDRLLAEKVAATGMAGWGERHGKEFIRFVFSNEPVERLRGVGAKIRAAARI; encoded by the coding sequence ATGACGAACCGAAAGCGACCGCAGCGTTTGAACGAAGTGGCAGGAATTGGCGTCGATCGCATGGGTGCGCTGGCCGATGCGTCCGGCGGCGAGCTTTTGCGCCTCGAGAACCTGGACGTGGACATCCCGCCCGATCCCGCGGCCGTCGAGCGAACCCGGCGCGCGGTCTCCGAGGACGGCGCCAACTCGTATTTGCCCTTCATCGGCCAAATCGGCCTGCGCCAGGCGGCCGCGCGGCACGTCTCGCGTTCGTCGGGGGTCGACTACGCGGGGGAGCGCCAGTGCATCATCAGCGCGGGCGGCCTCGCCGGCATTCTCAATGTGCTGCTCGCCACCGTGGACGTGGGGGACGAGGTCATCGTCACCGATCCCACCTACGCGGGGCTCCTCAATCGCATCCGGCTCGCCGGCGGCGTTCCCAAGCTCGTGCCCTTCGTCTTCACCCCAGGGGCGGAGTGGCGCCTCGATCGCGAGGCCATGCGCGCGCAAATCGGGCCCAAGACGCGCGCGATGCTGCTGATGTCGCCCTCGATGCCGTCGGGCGGCTACTTCGATCGCGATGATTGGGCGTGGATCGCCGGGCTCTGCGTCGCCCACGATCTGACCTTGATCCTCGACGCCGCGATGGAGCGCCTTCTGTTCGACGGGCGCTCGGTCGTGCACCCCGCCTCCTTTCCGGGCATGGCCGAGCGCACCATCACCGTGGGCTCGTCGGCCAAAGAGCTGCGGATGATCGGCTGGCGCGTGGGCTGGATCGTCGCACCCGAGAGCTACATGCCGGATCTGGTGGCCGTCTCCATCGCCAACTGCGTGGTGCCCGTGGGCATCGCGCAAGAAGCGGTGGCCATCGCGCTGGATCGCAGCCACACGAGCCTCCCCGATTATGCGGGCGAGCTCGAACGGCGCCGCGACGTGCTGCTGCGCGAGCTCGATGGGCTACCCGTGGGGGTTCCGGCGGGCGGCTGGTCGCTCTTGCTCCGCGTCTCCGATTTCGGCATCGACGGCGCGAAGATGTCGGATCGTTTGCTCGCGGAGAAGGTGGCGGCGACGGGTATGGCGGGCTGGGGTGAGCGTCATGGGAAGGAGTTCATCCGCTTCGTCTTCTCGAACGAACCGGTGGAGCGGCTGCGCGGCGTCGGTGCCAAAATCCGCGCAGCCGCTCGTATTTAG
- a CDS encoding M1 family metallopeptidase — MRSRSRLIPAITIGALAAMLSGSALAGSSGSPGLGDPYYPTDGNGGYDVEHYDLRLTYQPSTDLLSGTATITAVAVQNLTAFNVDFALAASRVKVNGLNATFTRNGDEYTITPVLPLLPALPFVIEVTYSDTPSKVPGSLWKKTPTGALAVNEPHIARYWFPSSDHPRDKATYDISVAVPDDGTAVVSNGILLGSVPERGGLKRWIWHNGSYTATYLSFLTIGKFNVETAHATRGRPFITAFATDLAEPSLGFAKESIGKTPEIIDFLGTQFGPYPFHAEGGVVVSGLTFALETQTRPVYGVSFFLNSTNESVVAHESAHQWFGDHVSVDTWRNIWLNEGFATYASWLWSEHKGRGTAQQLAVSVYNARPENHPFWQVVVADPGAGNEFNRAVYDRGALGIHALRVAVGDATFFRILKAWQFDRANRTGTIEQFIALSERLARKPLKDIFNLWLFTKGRPPAPPGAAEDTDLASWTEPPSFTEIQRTHDILAKTEYGR; from the coding sequence ATGCGCTCTCGTTCTCGCCTCATCCCTGCGATCACCATCGGCGCCTTGGCAGCCATGCTCAGCGGGTCGGCCCTCGCAGGATCTTCCGGATCGCCGGGCCTCGGCGATCCCTATTATCCAACTGACGGAAACGGTGGATACGACGTCGAGCATTACGATTTGCGTTTGACGTATCAGCCGAGCACCGACTTGCTCTCCGGCACCGCCACCATCACCGCGGTGGCCGTCCAGAACCTGACGGCCTTCAACGTGGATTTCGCGCTGGCTGCGAGCCGGGTGAAGGTCAATGGCTTGAATGCCACCTTCACGCGCAACGGCGACGAATACACGATCACCCCCGTGCTGCCCCTCTTGCCCGCCCTCCCCTTCGTCATCGAGGTGACGTACTCCGATACGCCCTCGAAGGTGCCGGGGAGCCTCTGGAAGAAGACCCCCACCGGGGCGCTGGCGGTCAACGAGCCTCATATCGCGCGCTATTGGTTCCCGAGCAGCGATCACCCGCGCGACAAAGCCACGTACGATATTTCGGTGGCCGTCCCCGACGATGGGACGGCGGTCGTATCGAATGGGATCCTCCTCGGCTCCGTGCCCGAGCGCGGCGGCCTCAAACGATGGATCTGGCACAACGGCTCGTACACAGCCACGTATCTGTCCTTCCTCACCATTGGCAAGTTCAACGTGGAGACGGCGCACGCCACGCGCGGGCGCCCCTTCATCACCGCGTTCGCGACCGATCTGGCGGAGCCGAGCCTCGGGTTCGCCAAAGAGAGCATCGGCAAGACGCCCGAGATCATCGACTTTCTGGGCACGCAGTTCGGCCCCTACCCGTTTCACGCCGAGGGCGGCGTGGTGGTGTCGGGGCTCACCTTCGCGCTCGAAACGCAGACCCGCCCCGTCTACGGCGTGAGCTTCTTCTTGAACAGCACCAACGAGAGCGTGGTCGCGCACGAGAGCGCCCACCAGTGGTTCGGCGATCACGTATCGGTGGACACGTGGCGGAACATCTGGCTGAACGAAGGCTTCGCGACCTACGCCTCGTGGCTATGGTCCGAGCACAAGGGGCGCGGCACGGCGCAGCAGCTCGCGGTGTCCGTGTACAATGCGCGGCCGGAGAATCACCCCTTCTGGCAGGTGGTGGTCGCCGACCCCGGCGCGGGCAACGAGTTCAATCGCGCCGTCTACGATCGCGGCGCGCTCGGCATTCACGCGCTGCGGGTCGCGGTCGGCGATGCGACCTTCTTCCGCATCCTCAAGGCGTGGCAGTTCGATCGCGCGAACCGAACGGGCACCATCGAGCAGTTCATCGCGCTCTCCGAGCGGCTCGCGCGCAAGCCGCTCAAGGACATTTTCAACCTCTGGCTCTTTACGAAGGGCCGCCCCCCGGCACCTCCCGGCGCCGCCGAGGACACCGACCTCGCCTCGTGGACCGAGCCCCCGTCGTTCACGGAAATCCAGCGAACGCACGATATCCTCGCCAAGACCGAGTACGGTCGCTAA
- a CDS encoding glycosyltransferase family 39 protein encodes MNVADDPARASAAHPRISQSTAFAVLAGALAVGVFALIMGGVDRAEPHYYYAPAVRSMSDSWRAFAQGSLDPAGSITLDKMPGAFWLQAISARCFGYSHASLALPQALLAAATVFVLFDTVRRWAGAAAGLGAALAFAFTPITIALARIDIPDTALIFCQVCAAHATVRAVQTGFWRPLLAAAVWLGLAFQVKMIQAFAVLPAMALAYLLAAPGPLRARIAKGAGALAVTAAISMSWPLAMALTPKGARPYIDGSIHDSVWEMIFGYNGLGRWIALHGIGRAQISASLGGEPGALRLFGSTLAPQIGWLLPFSLLALATGIALRRGAPRTCSIRAGWLLWGGWLLVHAVEFSTTSEVHPYYTAALAPAVGALAGAGFAAMVREWKAGRRTRWLLPASVLGTAGWSAFVTSSEGDYLPWVRPLAIGLAVLGCGALAYRLALGLAVAAAAMLLGPAAWALAAAGNPMKGLSVISPMAGPARPLSSSTLAALHGFPPHVRIPASAGDMHMSTPNAPLLAYVTAHHRGERYLFAVPTANTAAPYLRAGYSVLPMGGFTGSAPMPTLGELSRAIEAGHLRYAVTGGFHATMGGAISRERQDWIKAHCQPVPPADYENTAESTGPPGNPEVLFDCRPPVSPEGT; translated from the coding sequence ATGAACGTCGCAGACGATCCCGCCCGCGCGAGCGCGGCGCACCCTCGTATTTCGCAATCGACGGCGTTTGCCGTCCTGGCAGGCGCCCTCGCCGTGGGCGTCTTCGCGCTGATCATGGGGGGCGTGGATCGCGCGGAGCCGCATTATTACTATGCACCCGCGGTGCGCAGCATGAGCGACAGCTGGCGCGCCTTCGCGCAAGGCTCGCTGGATCCCGCGGGCAGCATCACCCTCGACAAAATGCCCGGCGCGTTCTGGCTTCAAGCCATCAGCGCCCGATGCTTCGGTTATTCCCATGCCTCCCTGGCGCTCCCGCAGGCGCTGCTCGCGGCGGCGACCGTCTTCGTCCTCTTCGACACGGTCCGGCGCTGGGCCGGCGCCGCCGCGGGCCTCGGCGCGGCGCTCGCCTTTGCGTTCACGCCCATCACCATCGCGCTCGCGCGCATCGACATCCCCGACACGGCCTTGATCTTCTGCCAAGTGTGCGCCGCCCACGCCACCGTGCGCGCTGTCCAAACCGGCTTTTGGCGACCGCTCTTGGCGGCCGCCGTCTGGCTCGGATTGGCGTTCCAAGTCAAAATGATCCAAGCCTTCGCCGTCCTCCCCGCCATGGCGCTGGCGTACCTGCTCGCGGCGCCCGGCCCGCTCCGCGCGCGCATCGCCAAAGGCGCGGGCGCGCTCGCCGTCACCGCGGCGATATCCATGAGTTGGCCCCTCGCGATGGCCCTCACCCCAAAGGGCGCCCGCCCGTACATCGATGGGTCGATCCACGACTCGGTGTGGGAGATGATCTTCGGCTACAACGGTTTGGGCCGTTGGATCGCGCTCCACGGCATCGGGCGCGCCCAGATTTCGGCCTCGCTGGGCGGCGAGCCGGGCGCGCTCCGCCTCTTTGGGAGCACCTTGGCCCCGCAAATCGGCTGGCTCCTCCCATTTTCGCTGCTCGCGCTGGCGACGGGCATCGCGCTCCGGCGCGGCGCGCCGCGGACCTGTTCCATCCGCGCCGGGTGGCTCCTCTGGGGAGGCTGGCTGCTGGTGCACGCCGTGGAGTTCTCCACGACCTCCGAGGTTCATCCCTATTACACGGCCGCCTTGGCGCCGGCCGTCGGTGCCCTCGCAGGCGCCGGCTTTGCGGCCATGGTTCGAGAGTGGAAGGCCGGCCGCCGCACGCGCTGGCTGCTCCCCGCGTCGGTCCTCGGGACGGCCGGGTGGTCGGCCTTCGTCACCTCGTCGGAGGGCGATTATCTCCCCTGGGTGCGCCCCCTCGCCATCGGCCTCGCCGTGCTTGGCTGCGGCGCGCTCGCATACCGCTTGGCCCTGGGCCTCGCCGTCGCCGCCGCGGCCATGCTGCTGGGGCCCGCCGCGTGGGCCCTGGCTGCGGCGGGAAATCCCATGAAGGGGCTCTCCGTCATCAGCCCCATGGCCGGGCCCGCGCGCCCTCTCTCCTCGAGCACCTTGGCGGCCCTGCACGGTTTTCCTCCGCACGTTCGAATCCCCGCCAGCGCCGGCGATATGCATATGAGCACCCCGAACGCACCCTTGCTCGCGTATGTCACCGCGCACCACCGCGGCGAGCGGTACCTCTTCGCCGTCCCCACCGCCAACACGGCCGCCCCCTATTTGCGCGCCGGCTACAGCGTGCTCCCCATGGGCGGTTTCACCGGCTCGGCGCCCATGCCCACCCTGGGCGAGCTGTCTCGGGCCATCGAGGCCGGTCATTTGCGCTACGCCGTGACGGGCGGCTTTCACGCCACCATGGGCGGCGCCATTTCGCGCGAGCGCCAGGATTGGATCAAGGCGCACTGCCAGCCGGTTCCACCCGCCGATTACGAAAATACCGCCGAGTCCACGGGCCCCCCGGGCAATCCGGAGGTTTTGTTCGACTGCCGTCCCCCCGTGAGCCCCGAAGGAACATGA
- a CDS encoding glycosyltransferase 87 family protein, with the protein MRELESHLPAPLALFERHARALALGSAALLAVLIVLHPYTMPMRYPLFNLVDLQTYRDGGRAILAGEPLYDSTSGIYHLNFVYTPFAALAFVPLAWFPAWLTDALAPYAQLAVLVWIVWMGLRSLGHPDTGALRRATLGITSVLLWLEPVFQTICLGQINLVLLLLLVWDTCAPRPARSLRWQGIAVGVAAGIKLTPGIFIVYLAATRRLRAAALACAAFAGTAVLGFLAAPHDSWTWWGGTFARGTRIGEYAICVNQSWSGLVARLLHAEHLLQWTWVLGAAAIASLGLWMAVMAHRDGHTLLGATLCGMTGTMVSPFSWSHHWVWFAPLALVALHHARAFSARARTLAVAAFAVCLLAWPVGFVTGRHEPDMFGLFAIAPWHGLDVVYHNVFILVYAAVAVAAIRFLRRTDVGLVECRT; encoded by the coding sequence ATGCGCGAGCTCGAATCCCATTTGCCCGCCCCACTCGCCCTCTTCGAGCGCCATGCCCGGGCGCTCGCGCTGGGATCCGCCGCGCTCTTGGCGGTGCTCATCGTGCTCCACCCGTACACGATGCCCATGCGCTATCCGCTCTTCAACTTGGTCGATTTGCAAACGTACCGGGACGGCGGGCGCGCCATTCTGGCGGGAGAGCCGCTCTACGATTCCACCTCCGGCATCTACCATCTCAACTTCGTCTACACGCCCTTTGCCGCGCTCGCGTTCGTGCCGCTGGCCTGGTTCCCAGCGTGGCTCACCGATGCCCTGGCGCCGTACGCGCAGCTCGCCGTTCTCGTTTGGATCGTCTGGATGGGCCTTCGCAGCTTGGGGCACCCCGATACGGGTGCCCTCCGGCGTGCCACCTTGGGCATCACCAGTGTGCTCCTCTGGTTGGAGCCGGTCTTTCAAACGATCTGCCTGGGGCAAATCAACTTGGTCCTTCTCCTCCTCCTCGTCTGGGACACGTGCGCCCCGCGCCCCGCGCGCTCCCTCCGATGGCAAGGTATCGCCGTCGGCGTGGCCGCCGGCATCAAGCTGACCCCCGGCATCTTCATCGTATACTTGGCCGCCACCCGACGGCTCCGCGCCGCGGCCCTCGCGTGCGCGGCGTTCGCCGGCACCGCCGTCCTCGGGTTTTTGGCGGCCCCCCACGACTCGTGGACATGGTGGGGCGGCACCTTTGCGCGCGGAACGCGGATCGGCGAATATGCCATTTGCGTCAATCAATCGTGGAGCGGCCTCGTCGCCCGCCTTCTGCACGCGGAGCACCTGCTCCAATGGACGTGGGTGCTCGGCGCCGCCGCCATCGCGAGCCTGGGGTTGTGGATGGCCGTCATGGCCCATCGCGACGGGCACACCTTGCTCGGCGCCACGCTCTGCGGCATGACGGGGACCATGGTGTCGCCGTTCTCATGGTCGCACCATTGGGTGTGGTTCGCGCCGCTCGCCCTCGTCGCCTTGCACCACGCGCGCGCGTTCTCGGCGCGCGCCCGAACGCTCGCGGTGGCCGCCTTTGCCGTGTGCCTGCTCGCGTGGCCGGTCGGCTTCGTGACCGGCCGGCACGAGCCCGATATGTTCGGGCTCTTCGCCATTGCGCCGTGGCACGGGCTCGACGTCGTCTACCACAACGTCTTCATCCTCGTGTACGCGGCGGTCGCCGTCGCTGCGATTCGCTTCTTACGTCGGACCGACGTTGGTCTTGTCGAGTGCCGCACGTAG
- a CDS encoding DUF1259 domain-containing protein, with product MMTTRGWMGPRTKTRAKTRTTCDLAAAFLLALAGCAGANNAPDAAHPSNAANANDAANAPNTADSPAAHAAATHTTGSHPAATQTTAATTHDYAPVARVFGKQGKPFPGGLYKFEFPRTDLKLTVRGLNLSTSLTHTTSFIFYPMSDGKVMVMSDFVTTESEAQAVMSKLVGSPVRMSAMHKHLLSEEPRLLWIHLMAEGDQVEIARMVHGALGQTGALGAPAPKPIEHTVDGGKLDRILGGAGVVDAGVRHYLFPRKEAIKMRGMAVPSTFGAMASLRFQPTGGGKAAINGDFSMLADEVQGVVDTLRQHGIEIAELHHHDLWDEPRLFYLHFWAHDDAEKLARALRAALDKTNVGPT from the coding sequence ATGATGACGACCCGTGGGTGGATGGGACCGCGGACGAAGACGCGAGCGAAGACGCGAACAACATGCGACCTCGCCGCCGCGTTTTTGCTCGCGTTGGCCGGGTGCGCGGGCGCGAACAACGCGCCGGACGCGGCACACCCGAGCAACGCCGCGAACGCGAACGATGCGGCGAACGCACCGAATACGGCCGATTCGCCGGCCGCGCATGCGGCGGCCACGCATACGACCGGCTCGCATCCGGCCGCGACGCAGACGACGGCGGCCACGACGCACGATTATGCGCCGGTGGCGCGCGTCTTCGGAAAGCAGGGCAAGCCGTTTCCGGGTGGATTGTACAAATTCGAGTTCCCGCGGACCGATTTGAAATTGACGGTGCGGGGGCTGAATCTCTCGACGTCGCTCACGCACACGACGTCGTTCATCTTTTATCCCATGAGCGATGGAAAGGTCATGGTGATGTCGGACTTCGTCACCACCGAGAGCGAGGCGCAGGCCGTGATGAGCAAGCTCGTGGGCTCCCCCGTCCGCATGAGCGCGATGCACAAACACCTGCTCAGCGAGGAGCCGCGCCTGCTCTGGATTCACCTGATGGCCGAGGGCGACCAAGTCGAAATTGCGCGGATGGTGCACGGCGCGCTGGGGCAAACGGGGGCGTTGGGCGCGCCGGCGCCAAAGCCCATCGAGCATACGGTGGACGGCGGCAAGCTCGATCGGATTTTGGGCGGCGCCGGGGTGGTCGACGCGGGCGTGCGGCATTATCTCTTTCCGCGCAAGGAGGCCATCAAGATGCGGGGCATGGCCGTACCGTCCACCTTCGGCGCCATGGCCTCGCTGCGCTTTCAGCCGACCGGCGGGGGCAAGGCGGCCATCAACGGCGATTTTTCGATGCTCGCCGACGAGGTGCAAGGCGTGGTCGATACCCTGCGCCAGCATGGAATCGAAATCGCGGAGCTGCACCACCACGATTTGTGGGACGAGCCGCGCCTGTTCTATTTGCACTTCTGGGCGCACGACGACGCGGAGAAGCTCGCGCGGGCCCTACGTGCGGCACTCGACAAGACCAACGTCGGTCCGACGTAA